From the genome of Gemmatimonas phototrophica, one region includes:
- a CDS encoding type II toxin-antitoxin system VapC family toxin, giving the protein MVIADTGPLYALIDRSDAWHERVTAWWTAQARHIRVPITVLPEVCYLLQTRISAQAEQAFVRAVANGELIVEPVESDDVMRASALMREYIDVPLGFVDATVIAVAERLGAREIFTTDRRHFSAVRTNGSRLVSLVP; this is encoded by the coding sequence ATGGTCATTGCCGACACGGGGCCCTTATATGCGCTGATCGATCGCAGCGATGCGTGGCACGAGCGCGTGACCGCGTGGTGGACGGCACAGGCGCGTCACATTCGCGTGCCCATCACCGTGCTACCCGAAGTGTGCTACTTGCTGCAAACGCGCATCAGCGCGCAGGCGGAGCAGGCGTTCGTGCGAGCGGTGGCCAACGGCGAGCTGATTGTCGAACCGGTGGAGTCGGACGACGTGATGCGTGCATCGGCCCTGATGCGCGAGTATATCGATGTCCCGTTGGGCTTCGTGGATGCGACGGTCATTGCCGTTGCCGAACGACTCGGTGCGCGCGAGATCTTCACCACCGACCGGCGTCATTTCAGTGCGGTACGCACGAACGGAAGCCGCTTGGTGTCGTTGGTGCCGTAG
- a CDS encoding CIA30 family protein, translated as MPAPVTLFTFDRADEANWAVVNDGVMGGRSAGFVAVEQGALRFTGTLVTQGGGFTSVRARRAVDLTGQVGIELRVRGSGRQFEVELDDGERAYGRTVSRRAPFATSAEWTLVRVPFSVLRSTIFGREVNAPPINVARIRGMGLYMADGKDGAFRLEVDYVRSYGAGTE; from the coding sequence ATGCCAGCGCCGGTCACGCTCTTCACTTTCGACCGCGCCGACGAAGCCAACTGGGCTGTGGTGAACGACGGGGTCATGGGTGGCCGCTCGGCGGGGTTCGTGGCTGTTGAGCAGGGCGCTTTGCGCTTCACAGGCACGCTGGTCACACAGGGGGGCGGCTTTACCTCGGTGCGGGCGCGGCGCGCCGTGGACCTCACCGGGCAGGTTGGCATCGAACTCCGCGTACGAGGCAGCGGCCGCCAGTTCGAGGTGGAGCTCGACGACGGCGAGCGCGCCTATGGCCGCACGGTCTCGCGGCGGGCGCCGTTTGCGACGTCGGCCGAATGGACGTTGGTGCGCGTGCCATTCAGTGTGCTACGAAGCACGATTTTCGGGCGGGAGGTGAACGCCCCGCCCATCAATGTGGCGCGCATCCGCGGCATGGGGTTGTACATGGCCGATGGGAAGGATGGCGCCTTTCGCCTGGAAGTGGACTACGTGCGGTCGTACGGGGCGGGTACCGAGTAG
- a CDS encoding multicopper oxidase domain-containing protein, with protein sequence MISRTSRSYTSAIAFALPALFALRSGSAAASDTLPAIGYHDNSVAAGRDRAGVREVTFEIRRGLWRPNGPDRPGTRMLAFAEPGQPLRLPGPLVRVSAGTRLAITVRNGSDSIVVLRGLSANPTDSLVLAPGASGTVRSIADQSGTRFYHGTFAGLTLKNLRGDDAHLAGAIIVDPPDQRRRDAVFVISSSFHGRDSLGRVSTEREPIWIVNGRPWPFTQRLTGAVGDSLRYRVLNASWDAHPMHLHGTYFRVVARGGPWRDTTLAPDAERMVATELVPSGATMAMAWMPDRPGTWLMHCHFTSHVMQNIGFGSDSLSPAEYDARLLHPHGGDPNRHVEQEMGGLFMTITVPPPRGWTLPTAPRKVITFDVPRDSVAGDMMPAFSPTVTDGATVSQPEVRAGPGGMLLLHQGEPTTVRVRNRSGEHTAIHWHGMELENLYDGVVGLGGTPGKRTPAVAPGESFDAYMTPPRAGTFIYHTHLMEVRQQQRGLYGAMIVLPAGATWDASRDHVFVLGTLRDSGPMLNGAKVSPTLDIAAGVTHRMRFINVTTGSSSARWQLVRADSTLTEWTRHAKDAVDLPEAQRISVPARQAVSIGETYDVLFSPSAPGEYRLEIRLASGRLLGQQTIRVVARP encoded by the coding sequence GTGATCTCCCGAACCAGCCGCTCCTACACTTCTGCCATCGCCTTCGCCCTGCCCGCGCTCTTCGCGTTGCGCAGCGGGAGCGCGGCAGCGTCTGACACACTGCCGGCTATCGGATACCACGACAACTCCGTCGCGGCCGGGCGCGATCGTGCCGGCGTTCGCGAGGTAACGTTCGAGATCCGCCGCGGCCTCTGGCGCCCCAACGGACCTGATCGTCCCGGTACGCGGATGCTGGCCTTCGCCGAGCCGGGACAGCCGCTCCGCTTGCCGGGGCCGCTCGTGCGCGTCAGCGCCGGCACCAGGCTCGCGATCACCGTGCGCAACGGCAGCGACAGCATTGTCGTGCTGCGCGGACTCTCCGCCAATCCCACGGACTCGCTCGTGCTCGCACCGGGCGCGAGCGGCACCGTGCGATCGATCGCCGACCAGTCAGGCACGCGGTTCTATCATGGCACCTTCGCCGGTCTGACGCTCAAGAACCTGCGCGGTGATGACGCGCACCTGGCGGGCGCGATCATCGTCGATCCACCGGACCAGCGGCGGCGGGACGCGGTCTTCGTCATCAGCTCGTCGTTCCATGGCCGCGATTCGCTGGGCCGGGTCAGCACGGAGCGCGAACCGATCTGGATCGTGAACGGCCGACCGTGGCCCTTCACGCAGCGACTCACAGGCGCGGTGGGCGACTCGCTCCGCTATCGGGTGCTGAACGCGTCGTGGGACGCGCATCCGATGCACTTGCACGGCACCTATTTCCGCGTGGTGGCGCGCGGCGGGCCCTGGCGCGACACCACGCTCGCGCCGGACGCCGAGCGCATGGTGGCCACCGAGCTCGTGCCGTCCGGCGCCACGATGGCGATGGCCTGGATGCCCGATCGCCCCGGCACCTGGTTGATGCATTGCCATTTCACCTCGCACGTGATGCAGAACATCGGCTTCGGCAGCGATTCGTTGTCGCCGGCGGAGTACGACGCGAGGCTCCTGCATCCCCATGGTGGGGATCCGAACCGGCACGTGGAGCAGGAGATGGGCGGGCTCTTCATGACCATCACGGTGCCGCCGCCGCGCGGCTGGACCCTGCCGACCGCGCCGCGCAAGGTGATCACCTTCGACGTGCCGCGCGATTCCGTCGCGGGCGATATGATGCCGGCGTTCTCTCCAACGGTGACCGATGGGGCCACCGTGTCGCAGCCCGAAGTGCGCGCCGGCCCGGGTGGCATGCTGCTGCTGCATCAGGGCGAGCCCACCACGGTGCGGGTGCGCAACCGGTCGGGCGAACACACGGCCATTCATTGGCACGGCATGGAGCTCGAGAATCTCTATGATGGCGTGGTCGGGCTGGGCGGAACACCGGGCAAGCGCACGCCAGCGGTGGCGCCGGGCGAAAGCTTTGACGCGTACATGACCCCACCGCGCGCGGGGACGTTTATCTACCACACGCACTTGATGGAGGTGCGGCAGCAGCAGCGCGGCCTGTACGGGGCCATGATCGTGTTGCCGGCTGGTGCAACCTGGGACGCCTCGCGTGACCATGTATTCGTGCTGGGCACACTCCGCGACTCGGGGCCCATGCTCAACGGGGCGAAGGTCTCGCCCACGCTCGATATCGCGGCTGGTGTGACGCACCGGATGCGGTTCATCAACGTGACGACCGGGAGCTCGAGCGCGCGCTGGCAGCTGGTGCGCGCGGATTCGACGCTCACGGAATGGACCCGACACGCCAAGGACGCGGTCGACCTGCCCGAGGCACAGCGCATCAGCGTACCGGCCCGTCAGGCGGTGAGCATCGGCGAGACGTACGACGTCCTCTTCTCACCGAGCGCGCCGGGCGAGTACCGCCTGGAGATCCGGCTCGCGTCGGGCAGACTGCTGGGGCAGCAGACTATCCGCGTGGTGGCGCGCCCGTGA
- a CDS encoding protein kinase domain-containing protein — protein MTFATLTATLADRYRLDRELGQGGMATVYLAHDLKHDRDVAIKVLRDDVAQSVGRERFLREIQLAARLSHPHILPLYDSGDADGALYYVMPVVQGQSLRDRLDTQRQLPIAEAVRIASEVAAALDHAHRVGIVHRDIKPENILLQNGHALVADFGIGKAISDAPGDTLTQMGMSVGTPAYMSPEQAVGEEVDGRSDLYSLGCVLYEMIAGEPPFTGPTMQAVIAKRFVQTPVEVAALREGVPGPVSRAVSQALARVAVDRYETAAQFSTAINAPETVSVKPAAPAKSLAILPFENLSADPDNQYFADGIADDILDALVPIDGLHVAARNSAFSFRGKQTVLAEIGDALQVATVLQGSVRKAGNRMRLAVQLVSVSDGYHLWSERFDRELTDVFAVQDEIAAAIAAKLQVTFVPPTEPSGRVTSAQVEAFELIAKGRALTAQRGRSLLAARECLERAIQLDPLNAEAHASLGAALMEFVRFGLLPVTEVRPLVQAALARALELDATMAAAMGTMGMVSLFLDHDPRAAFSWWERALVLQPRLVEVRASYALHGLLMWHGDDDERALTELARAATEDPRSAFCAAHYGVGLAAATRFSEATVEVERAYSLDPQAFLPQYGRVAALSRTADAARTVEAARVAFASVGRHVLILGWLTKSYVTQGDRIRAEGLYAELQARALTDDVSNMALALAADALGRVDEAITYALESVRCCDFTIPFWTRSAFSSDALRAHPRYPELLRAMGL, from the coding sequence GTGACATTCGCGACACTGACGGCGACCCTCGCCGACCGCTACCGCCTCGACCGCGAGCTCGGTCAGGGCGGCATGGCCACGGTGTACCTCGCGCACGATCTCAAGCACGACCGCGACGTCGCTATCAAGGTGCTGCGCGACGATGTAGCGCAGTCGGTGGGGCGCGAGCGTTTTCTGCGCGAGATTCAGCTGGCCGCGCGGCTGAGTCATCCGCACATCCTGCCGCTCTACGATTCGGGCGACGCGGATGGTGCGTTGTACTACGTGATGCCCGTGGTGCAGGGGCAGTCGCTGCGCGATCGGCTCGACACGCAGCGTCAGCTCCCAATCGCCGAGGCAGTGCGCATTGCCAGCGAAGTGGCGGCGGCACTCGACCACGCGCATCGCGTGGGCATTGTGCACCGTGACATCAAGCCGGAGAACATCCTCCTGCAGAACGGCCACGCGCTCGTGGCCGACTTCGGGATTGGCAAGGCGATCAGCGACGCGCCGGGTGACACGCTCACGCAGATGGGGATGAGCGTGGGCACGCCGGCCTACATGAGTCCCGAGCAGGCCGTGGGCGAAGAGGTGGACGGCCGCAGTGATCTCTACAGCCTGGGGTGCGTGCTGTACGAGATGATCGCGGGAGAACCGCCGTTCACCGGTCCGACGATGCAGGCCGTAATTGCCAAGCGGTTCGTGCAGACGCCGGTAGAAGTCGCGGCGCTGCGTGAAGGTGTACCGGGGCCAGTGTCGCGCGCGGTGAGCCAGGCGCTCGCGCGCGTCGCCGTCGACCGTTACGAGACGGCGGCGCAGTTCAGCACGGCGATCAATGCTCCCGAAACGGTGTCGGTAAAACCAGCCGCGCCAGCCAAGTCACTAGCAATTCTGCCGTTCGAGAATCTCAGCGCCGACCCCGACAACCAGTACTTCGCCGACGGCATTGCGGACGACATTCTCGATGCGCTCGTGCCGATTGACGGCCTGCATGTCGCGGCGCGCAACTCGGCGTTCTCGTTTCGCGGCAAGCAGACGGTACTCGCTGAGATCGGCGACGCGTTGCAGGTTGCGACGGTACTGCAAGGGAGTGTGCGCAAGGCAGGCAATCGCATGCGCCTCGCGGTGCAACTGGTGTCGGTGAGCGACGGCTACCACTTGTGGTCGGAGCGCTTCGATCGCGAACTCACCGACGTGTTTGCCGTACAGGACGAAATCGCGGCAGCCATTGCGGCGAAGTTGCAGGTCACATTTGTGCCACCGACTGAGCCTTCAGGGAGGGTGACCAGCGCTCAGGTGGAGGCGTTTGAACTGATCGCAAAAGGCCGAGCGCTGACGGCGCAGCGAGGTCGAAGCTTGTTGGCAGCACGTGAGTGCCTTGAGCGCGCTATTCAGCTTGACCCGCTAAACGCAGAAGCGCATGCATCACTGGGTGCCGCACTGATGGAGTTCGTGCGCTTTGGCCTGCTCCCGGTAACGGAGGTTCGCCCGTTGGTGCAGGCAGCGCTCGCGCGCGCGCTGGAACTCGACGCCACGATGGCCGCTGCGATGGGGACGATGGGCATGGTATCCCTCTTTCTGGACCACGATCCGAGAGCTGCATTTTCCTGGTGGGAGCGCGCATTAGTATTGCAACCGCGGTTGGTTGAAGTCCGTGCGAGCTATGCACTGCATGGCTTGCTGATGTGGCACGGTGACGACGATGAGCGCGCCTTGACTGAGCTCGCGCGAGCGGCGACCGAGGACCCACGAAGCGCTTTCTGTGCGGCCCATTACGGCGTTGGCCTCGCGGCGGCCACGCGGTTTTCCGAGGCGACTGTGGAAGTGGAGCGCGCGTACTCGCTTGATCCGCAGGCGTTCCTCCCTCAATACGGACGGGTTGCCGCACTCTCGCGAACGGCGGATGCCGCTCGCACCGTCGAAGCCGCCAGAGTGGCCTTCGCCTCAGTCGGCCGGCATGTGCTCATCCTCGGCTGGCTCACAAAGTCATACGTAACCCAGGGCGACCGTATTCGAGCCGAGGGCCTGTACGCTGAGCTTCAGGCTCGCGCGCTCACTGATGATGTCTCAAACATGGCACTTGCGCTCGCGGCTGATGCCCTGGGTCGAGTGGACGAAGCGATCACGTACGCACTTGAGTCTGTCCGCTGCTGTGATTTCACCATCCCTTTTTGGACGCGAAGCGCGTTTTCGAGCGACGCCTTGCGCGCCCACCCGCGGTATCCGGAACTGCTGCGGGCGATGGGGCTGTGA
- a CDS encoding protein kinase domain-containing protein gives MQRLSAALSDRYRVVRQLGEGGMATVYLCEDIKHDRQVALKLLKPELAAVLGAERFVQEIKTTAALQHPHILPLFDSGAADGFLFYVMPFIDGETLRAKLDRETQLGVEDAVRIARDVADALHYAHTRGIVHRDVKPENILLHDGRPMVADFGIALAVSAAAGGRMTETGLSLGTPHYMSPEQATAEKEISARSDVYSIGSVLYEMLTGNPPFTGASAQQIIMKIITTPAEAVTVYRKSVPPNVAAAVAKSLEKLPADRFETAKAFAEALGNPAFTDVFSNAQSRGVRGGASSRSAVARWGVLGWAVGAAGLALAAWSWRGTSGPDDEQASATYLNVALADSTSLANIGPLGSGVEAIALSADGRLLVYAASSASGVQLYRRDLNRFTTEPIKGTEGAYAPMLSPDNRWVAFFVGNELRKVPIDGGTAVLLATVPEMEGASWSRDGRILVAAREGDVLGWVPESGGTIAPIPNPSRANRQSPQLLADGQHALVWAAGLAVPPGVYAVNLVSGALVAITMSGPKAADSLGSDLPLRGTQPGLLPSGYLTFVTSAGMMAVAFDPSTLGVRGRPVEVLSGVAHYAVANTGMLVYAPSDGADRSALVWVTPDGAVDSLGFSTQRYGTFSLSPDGRRLAVIVESTSLANELWVYDLQQRARVKVRTQGFVRSPSWWPDSRRIVFNEYALAPGTPIIAVRQLVESAGERDTLGVGWEVSGIAPDTTIAVGTKGFGRGAWIFPLTKGQPPVSLDSFPTAWGPTVSPDGRWIAYTSNEAGQYDIYVAPTARRGERRKVSLGFGEEPVWSPRGDKLFYRAGTEWYGVSVPTGAQTEFGRAAPVFRGPYANVLDRSHDISRDGRRHLVLLGPPRRPTTHLNVIQNWVVDVRAKVAAQDTVRR, from the coding sequence ATGCAGCGCCTGAGCGCGGCATTGTCCGACCGCTACCGTGTCGTTCGCCAGCTCGGCGAAGGCGGCATGGCCACCGTGTACCTGTGCGAGGACATCAAGCACGATCGCCAGGTGGCGCTCAAGTTGCTCAAGCCCGAACTCGCCGCCGTGCTCGGCGCCGAGCGCTTCGTGCAGGAGATCAAGACCACCGCGGCGCTGCAGCATCCGCACATATTGCCGCTCTTTGACAGCGGCGCGGCGGATGGATTCCTGTTTTACGTGATGCCGTTCATCGACGGCGAAACGTTGCGCGCCAAGCTCGATCGCGAAACACAACTGGGTGTGGAAGACGCGGTGCGGATCGCGCGTGATGTTGCCGATGCGCTGCACTACGCGCACACGCGCGGCATCGTGCACCGCGATGTGAAGCCGGAGAACATCCTGTTGCACGACGGCCGGCCCATGGTAGCGGACTTCGGCATCGCGCTGGCGGTAAGCGCCGCCGCGGGTGGGCGCATGACCGAGACGGGGCTGAGTCTCGGCACGCCGCACTACATGAGCCCCGAGCAGGCCACGGCCGAGAAGGAAATCTCGGCGCGCAGCGACGTGTATTCGATTGGCAGTGTGCTGTACGAAATGCTCACGGGCAATCCGCCGTTCACCGGCGCGAGTGCGCAGCAGATCATCATGAAGATCATCACCACGCCTGCCGAAGCGGTGACGGTGTACCGCAAGTCGGTGCCGCCGAATGTCGCGGCGGCGGTGGCCAAGTCGTTGGAGAAGTTGCCGGCCGATCGCTTCGAGACGGCGAAGGCTTTTGCGGAGGCGCTCGGCAATCCGGCGTTTACGGATGTTTTCTCGAACGCTCAGTCCCGGGGGGTGCGTGGCGGCGCATCATCCCGCTCCGCCGTCGCTCGATGGGGAGTGCTGGGCTGGGCGGTCGGCGCAGCCGGCTTGGCACTCGCCGCCTGGTCGTGGCGCGGCACGAGCGGACCGGATGACGAGCAAGCGAGCGCCACGTACTTGAATGTCGCGCTGGCTGACTCCACGTCGCTTGCCAATATCGGCCCGCTCGGCAGTGGGGTCGAGGCGATTGCCTTGTCGGCAGACGGACGGCTGCTGGTGTACGCCGCAAGTAGCGCGAGCGGCGTACAGCTCTATCGCCGGGATCTCAATCGATTCACGACGGAACCGATCAAGGGTACGGAGGGCGCTTACGCGCCGATGCTGTCGCCGGACAACAGGTGGGTGGCGTTCTTCGTCGGCAACGAGTTGCGCAAGGTGCCCATTGACGGTGGCACGGCGGTGTTGTTGGCCACGGTTCCCGAAATGGAGGGTGCCAGTTGGAGCCGTGACGGGCGCATCCTGGTGGCCGCACGAGAAGGGGACGTGCTGGGCTGGGTACCGGAGTCAGGTGGCACCATTGCGCCCATCCCCAATCCCTCCCGTGCCAATCGCCAGTCACCGCAGCTGCTGGCCGATGGACAGCACGCCCTCGTGTGGGCGGCAGGGCTGGCCGTGCCGCCTGGCGTCTATGCCGTGAATCTGGTAAGCGGTGCTCTCGTGGCCATCACCATGTCGGGGCCGAAGGCTGCCGACTCACTCGGCTCCGACCTGCCGTTGCGAGGCACGCAGCCCGGGCTCTTGCCCTCCGGCTACCTGACCTTCGTCACGTCGGCCGGGATGATGGCGGTTGCGTTCGACCCCTCCACTCTGGGTGTGCGCGGCCGTCCGGTCGAGGTGCTCAGTGGCGTGGCGCATTACGCCGTCGCGAACACGGGGATGCTGGTGTACGCGCCGAGCGACGGTGCCGATCGCAGCGCGCTGGTGTGGGTCACTCCGGACGGCGCCGTCGACAGCCTTGGCTTTAGTACGCAACGCTACGGCACGTTTTCGCTGTCACCCGATGGTCGCCGATTGGCCGTAATCGTGGAATCAACCAGCCTCGCGAATGAACTCTGGGTATACGACCTCCAGCAACGCGCCCGGGTGAAGGTGCGAACGCAGGGCTTCGTACGGTCGCCGTCGTGGTGGCCGGACTCCCGGCGCATCGTGTTCAACGAGTATGCCCTCGCTCCCGGAACGCCCATCATCGCGGTCCGCCAGTTGGTGGAAAGTGCCGGCGAGCGCGACACGTTGGGGGTGGGGTGGGAAGTGTCGGGCATTGCGCCCGATACCACGATCGCGGTGGGCACCAAAGGCTTCGGGCGTGGCGCCTGGATTTTCCCGTTGACCAAGGGCCAGCCGCCTGTTTCGCTGGATTCGTTTCCGACAGCGTGGGGACCCACGGTCTCGCCGGATGGTCGATGGATTGCTTATACGTCGAATGAGGCGGGGCAGTATGACATCTACGTCGCTCCCACGGCGCGGCGCGGAGAGCGCCGCAAGGTCTCACTGGGGTTTGGCGAAGAGCCCGTGTGGTCGCCACGTGGAGATAAACTGTTCTATCGGGCGGGAACGGAGTGGTACGGGGTGTCCGTGCCAACGGGCGCGCAAACCGAGTTCGGTCGTGCCGCGCCGGTGTTCCGCGGGCCGTACGCCAACGTGCTTGACCGATCGCACGACATCTCGCGGGATGGCCGTCGGCACCTGGTGCTCCTGGGCCCACCCAGGCGCCCCACGACGCATCTCAACGTGATTCAGAATTGGGTCGTGGACGTGCGCGCCAAGGTGGCGGCGCAGGACACGGTGCGTCGGTGA
- a CDS encoding CopG family transcriptional regulator, with protein sequence MKRTTVFFDDQMMLQLQRAAQRTGVSTASLVREAVAMYLAVPGATSPLPSIAGQFSSGRSDTSEQVDTLLWKDPHG encoded by the coding sequence ATGAAGCGCACTACCGTGTTCTTTGACGACCAGATGATGCTCCAGCTGCAGCGGGCCGCGCAGCGTACGGGCGTGAGCACGGCGTCGCTCGTGCGTGAGGCCGTCGCGATGTACCTCGCCGTCCCGGGGGCGACGTCGCCGCTGCCGTCTATCGCGGGTCAGTTTTCCAGCGGTAGGAGCGACACGTCCGAGCAGGTGGACACCCTGCTCTGGAAGGATCCGCACGGCTGA
- a CDS encoding protein kinase domain-containing protein codes for MSPIPERLITALADRYRIERELGAGGMATVYLAQDLKHDRLVAVKVLKPELAAVLGGERFVVEIKTTASMSHPHILPLFDSGTADGFLFYVMPFIDGETLRSKLDRETQLGIDDAVRIAREVLDALDYAHARGVIHRDIKPENILMQGGRPLIADFGIALAVSAAAGGRMTETGLSLGTPHYMSPEQATAEKEISGRSDVYSLASVLYEMLCGEPPHMGNSAQQIIMKIITEPAAAVTKYRKSVPGNVAAAVAKALEKLPADRFESAKAFAEALGNPAFALAATAAVGGAQASPEGRSRRLATVVASVVAVLALGAAAAGWMRTMPEEPFRRYDLTLGTLQISGTNDIAISPDGRTLALSAREGSDGTAIYVRTLDVDLGFRKLAGSESGLFPTFSPDGQWLAFQRTSDRSLVKIPVGGGGAVTVVPAGKLDPILPQWGHPDTIVFTGPTGVFRVPAAGGPVVPMPKVKSSSIFALPDGAGLLFAENDQVSYYDFAKDSVSVVLPVGDAPMYAPSGHLLFVSPEGGLFAVAFDLATHMATGTPVRVLERVGRTGLARGYAMSQNGVVVQRDAAANIGGLNVPVLVTLGGAHDTLRLPTGRRTNLRFSPDGRALAMTVGSAQRSGDSEIFTLDVNTRTYTQLTFDGDRDSPVWSPDGQRIAFMTRADSNPAAEDLFITFADNHAPARRITTLRSREIIADQWLDDTLLLFTSLSPERRRDILFMRPDSGSTPVPYLRSPENEFESRVSPDRRLLAYTSTEGGGDLSVWLRDFPTPVGKWAVSRGLSRAPRWSPDGRYLYYWRPSPQLDSLYRVRVDRTPSVVIQAPEFVVALDVDGVWNWDLHPDGKHFVYTAPVQTTVAGGGAAAVRYFILQGWFGELRRLTASGGK; via the coding sequence ATGAGTCCCATTCCCGAACGATTGATCACCGCCCTCGCCGACCGCTACCGCATTGAGCGCGAGTTGGGCGCGGGCGGCATGGCCACGGTTTATCTCGCACAGGACCTCAAGCACGATCGCCTGGTGGCGGTCAAGGTGCTCAAGCCGGAGTTGGCGGCGGTGCTCGGCGGTGAACGATTCGTAGTGGAGATCAAGACCACGGCGAGCATGAGCCATCCGCATATCCTGCCGCTGTTCGACAGCGGTACGGCGGATGGGTTCCTGTTCTACGTCATGCCGTTCATTGACGGAGAGACGCTGCGCAGCAAGCTGGATCGCGAGACCCAGCTGGGCATCGACGATGCGGTGCGCATCGCCCGCGAGGTGCTGGATGCGCTCGACTACGCGCATGCGCGCGGCGTGATCCACCGCGACATCAAACCCGAGAACATTCTGATGCAGGGCGGGCGCCCGCTCATCGCGGATTTCGGTATCGCGTTGGCAGTGAGCGCGGCCGCGGGCGGGCGTATGACCGAAACGGGGCTCTCGCTCGGGACGCCGCACTACATGAGCCCCGAGCAGGCCACCGCGGAGAAGGAAATCTCCGGGCGCAGCGACGTATACTCGCTGGCGAGCGTGCTGTATGAGATGCTCTGCGGCGAGCCGCCGCACATGGGCAACTCGGCGCAGCAGATCATCATGAAGATCATCACCGAGCCGGCCGCGGCGGTGACGAAGTATCGCAAGTCCGTGCCAGGCAACGTGGCGGCAGCGGTGGCGAAGGCGTTGGAGAAGCTGCCGGCCGATCGTTTCGAAAGCGCCAAGGCGTTTGCAGAGGCGCTGGGGAATCCGGCGTTTGCGCTGGCCGCGACGGCGGCGGTGGGCGGTGCGCAGGCCTCCCCTGAGGGGCGCAGTAGACGGCTGGCCACGGTGGTAGCGTCGGTGGTTGCCGTGCTGGCGCTCGGCGCGGCGGCGGCCGGCTGGATGCGCACGATGCCCGAGGAGCCGTTCCGTCGGTACGACCTGACCCTCGGTACGCTACAGATCTCAGGGACCAACGATATCGCCATCTCCCCCGATGGCCGGACGCTCGCCCTGTCGGCCCGCGAGGGGAGTGACGGGACGGCGATCTACGTGCGCACCCTCGACGTGGACCTTGGCTTCCGCAAGCTGGCCGGGAGCGAGAGCGGGCTGTTCCCCACGTTCTCTCCCGACGGACAGTGGCTCGCTTTCCAACGCACCTCCGATCGCTCGCTCGTGAAGATCCCCGTGGGCGGTGGCGGCGCGGTGACGGTGGTCCCGGCGGGCAAGCTCGATCCGATTCTCCCGCAGTGGGGCCATCCCGATACCATCGTCTTCACTGGGCCGACGGGGGTGTTCCGGGTGCCGGCCGCGGGCGGTCCCGTCGTGCCGATGCCGAAGGTCAAAAGTTCGTCGATCTTTGCGCTCCCCGATGGCGCCGGCCTGCTCTTCGCGGAAAACGACCAGGTGTCGTACTACGACTTCGCGAAGGACTCGGTGAGCGTGGTGCTTCCAGTCGGTGATGCGCCCATGTATGCGCCGTCCGGGCACCTGCTCTTTGTGTCGCCGGAGGGGGGGCTGTTTGCCGTCGCCTTCGATCTGGCAACACATATGGCGACGGGGACGCCGGTGCGAGTGCTCGAACGGGTGGGCAGGACCGGTCTGGCGCGCGGCTACGCGATGTCGCAGAACGGCGTTGTGGTGCAGCGCGACGCTGCCGCCAACATCGGAGGCCTCAACGTACCGGTGCTGGTCACGTTGGGCGGCGCCCATGACACGTTGCGGTTGCCGACGGGCCGGAGAACGAACCTGCGGTTCTCGCCCGACGGGCGCGCGCTGGCGATGACGGTCGGCTCGGCACAGCGGAGCGGCGACTCCGAGATCTTCACGCTGGACGTGAATACCAGGACGTACACACAACTGACGTTCGACGGCGATCGCGACAGTCCGGTGTGGTCGCCGGACGGCCAACGCATTGCATTCATGACGCGTGCGGACTCCAATCCGGCCGCTGAAGACCTGTTCATCACGTTCGCTGACAATCACGCGCCGGCGCGCCGAATCACTACGCTCAGGTCGCGCGAGATCATCGCCGACCAGTGGCTCGACGATACGCTGCTGCTGTTTACCAGCCTCTCGCCTGAGCGGCGGAGGGACATCCTCTTCATGCGCCCAGACAGCGGAAGCACCCCGGTGCCCTACTTGCGGTCACCGGAGAACGAGTTCGAGTCGCGGGTCTCGCCTGATCGTCGGTTGCTCGCCTACACCTCCACTGAAGGCGGAGGCGATCTGTCCGTGTGGCTCCGCGACTTCCCCACGCCGGTGGGCAAGTGGGCCGTGTCGAGAGGTTTGTCGCGCGCACCACGCTGGTCACCGGACGGGCGGTATCTGTATTACTGGCGGCCCTCGCCGCAGCTGGACTCGCTCTATCGGGTGCGCGTGGATCGCACGCCGTCCGTAGTCATACAAGCACCCGAGTTCGTCGTCGCGCTGGATGTGGATGGCGTCTGGAACTGGGACCTGCACCCGGACGGCAAGCACTTCGTCTACACGGCGCCGGTACAGACGACCGTCGCCGGTGGTGGAGCGGCCGCAGTGCGGTATTTCATCCTGCAGGGGTGGTTCGGAGAGCTGCGTCGGCTGACCGCGTCGGGCGGCAAATGA